A single Polynucleobacter acidiphobus DNA region contains:
- the atpG gene encoding F0F1 ATP synthase subunit gamma yields MAGTKEIRTKIKSVQNTRKITKAMEMVAASKMRRAQERMRSARPYSEKIRAITANLSKANPEYRPVYMAVREIKKAGLILVSTDKGLCGGLNTNVLRLVTNQMRDFSEKNVSVEFTAIGSKGLQFLNRTKAKLLSQSVLLGDTPHMDSLIGAITAQLDAFERGEVDAVYLAYTRFINTMKQEPVLEKLLPLEADDLSKETNTGHGWDYIYEPDAESVLNGLLKRYIEALIYQAVAENMASEQSARMVAMKAASDNAKNVIGELQLIYNKTRQAAITKELSEIVGGAAAV; encoded by the coding sequence ATGGCCGGCACAAAAGAAATACGCACCAAGATCAAGAGCGTTCAAAATACGCGCAAGATCACTAAAGCGATGGAAATGGTCGCCGCTTCTAAGATGCGGCGCGCTCAAGAGCGTATGCGTTCAGCAAGACCTTACTCTGAAAAAATTCGGGCAATCACCGCTAATCTGTCAAAAGCAAATCCAGAATATCGTCCGGTATATATGGCTGTGCGCGAGATAAAGAAGGCGGGCCTGATTTTAGTAAGCACCGACAAGGGATTGTGTGGAGGTTTAAATACCAACGTCCTTCGTTTGGTCACGAATCAGATGCGCGACTTTAGCGAGAAGAATGTTTCTGTTGAGTTCACTGCAATTGGTTCGAAGGGCTTGCAGTTTTTAAATCGAACTAAGGCAAAGCTTTTGTCCCAATCAGTTTTGTTGGGCGACACCCCGCACATGGATAGCTTAATTGGGGCAATCACTGCACAACTCGATGCATTTGAGCGTGGCGAGGTGGATGCGGTGTATTTAGCCTATACCCGATTTATTAACACCATGAAACAAGAGCCTGTCTTAGAGAAGCTTTTGCCGCTCGAGGCTGATGACTTGAGCAAAGAAACAAATACGGGGCATGGCTGGGATTACATCTATGAGCCTGATGCAGAATCAGTACTGAACGGCCTTTTGAAGCGCTACATTGAGGCGCTGATTTATCAAGCGGTCGCAGAGAATATGGCGTCAGAGCAGTCAGCCAGGATGGTGGCTATGAAAGCCGCGTCTGATAACGCAAAGAATGTCATCGGTGAATTGCAACTGATTTATAACAAAACCCGTCAAGCGGCGATTACCAAGGAGCTTTCCGAGATCGTCGGCGGAGCGGCGGCGGTTTAA
- a CDS encoding ParB/RepB/Spo0J family partition protein — translation MSTNKKRGLGRGLDALLSASSKAGDADSVADKGSQSLPLQRLQAGKYQPRTIMADEPLKELADSIRERGVMQPLLVREIDRERYEIIAGERRFRAAKLAGLNEVPVRILEVDDQAAAAIALIENMQREDLNPLEESRGLSRLIHEFSFTHEQAAKAVGKSRSAITNLLRLSQLSGAVQAMLLSGDLDMGHARALLSLPGASQVALAQKIIAQGLSVREAERLASSAALAAGDLSRRAPAKGKSRHLIGQDQDYKRLAQTLADLVGLEVVFKTNKKGGELCFYFSHFDELDSLIKKLGIKDHS, via the coding sequence ATGAGCACAAATAAAAAAAGGGGATTGGGGCGCGGCCTTGACGCGTTATTGAGTGCTAGCAGTAAGGCGGGCGATGCGGACTCCGTTGCTGATAAGGGATCGCAGTCACTACCGCTGCAGCGTTTGCAAGCAGGTAAATATCAGCCTCGAACCATAATGGCCGATGAGCCACTAAAAGAATTGGCTGACAGCATTCGAGAGCGCGGTGTGATGCAGCCCCTCTTGGTCCGTGAAATTGATCGCGAGCGTTACGAAATTATTGCGGGTGAACGACGATTTCGAGCTGCAAAACTAGCGGGTCTTAATGAGGTGCCCGTACGAATCTTAGAGGTCGACGACCAGGCCGCAGCTGCGATTGCCCTCATTGAGAACATGCAGCGGGAGGACCTAAATCCGCTAGAAGAGTCGCGAGGACTATCTCGCCTGATTCATGAATTCAGCTTTACTCATGAGCAGGCCGCAAAAGCCGTGGGTAAATCGAGAAGCGCCATTACTAACCTGCTTCGCCTATCGCAACTCTCCGGGGCGGTTCAAGCGATGCTTTTATCTGGTGATTTGGATATGGGCCATGCAAGGGCGCTTTTGTCCCTGCCGGGCGCAAGCCAAGTTGCCTTGGCCCAAAAAATTATTGCTCAGGGCCTTTCGGTTCGTGAGGCAGAGCGATTGGCGAGTTCGGCGGCCCTGGCCGCGGGCGATTTATCCCGAAGGGCCCCCGCAAAAGGAAAATCGAGGCACTTAATTGGTCAAGACCAAGATTACAAGCGCCTTGCTCAAACCCTGGCTGATTTAGTTGGCCTGGAGGTGGTTTTTAAGACCAATAAGAAGGGCGGAGAGTTGTGCTTTTACTTTAGCCACTTTGATGAGCTTGATTCGCTGATAAAAAAACTGGGAATTAAGGATCATTCTTAA
- a CDS encoding F0F1 ATP synthase subunit delta: MADIATIARPYAEALFASAKSNDLSSWEKQLDELARYLENNELLTLVSNPKLGADDLAKLVLGFLKSKPDESISAFIKLLANNHRLIVLPEIAKQFTAMKNKSEGAAEALITSAFPLEGAALNDLLVALKKRFGGKELRPTVVINPNLIGGVRVQVGDEVLDGSVRAQLGHMHDRLIA; encoded by the coding sequence ATGGCTGACATTGCCACTATTGCCCGCCCTTATGCTGAGGCCTTGTTTGCAAGTGCTAAGTCAAACGATTTGTCATCATGGGAAAAGCAGCTCGATGAGCTTGCTAGATATTTAGAAAACAACGAGCTTCTGACGCTTGTCAGCAACCCAAAATTAGGTGCCGACGATCTTGCCAAGTTAGTTTTAGGTTTTCTTAAATCAAAACCGGATGAGTCAATAAGCGCTTTTATTAAGCTTTTAGCCAACAATCATCGTCTGATCGTTTTGCCTGAGATTGCTAAGCAATTTACGGCAATGAAAAACAAAAGCGAGGGTGCCGCAGAAGCCCTTATTACTTCGGCCTTCCCTCTCGAGGGCGCCGCTCTAAACGATTTACTTGTGGCCTTAAAAAAACGTTTTGGTGGAAAAGAATTACGCCCAACGGTAGTAATCAATCCTAATTTAATTGGCGGCGTTCGCGTCCAGGTGGGCGACGAGGTGTTGGATGGCTCCGTGAGAGCACAGCTTGGCCATATGCACGATCGGTTGATTGCTTAA
- a CDS encoding F0F1 ATP synthase subunit epsilon, whose translation MATIHVDVVSAEQSIFSGEAKFVALPGESGELGILHGHTPLITRIRPGSVRIEKADGDEEFVFVAGGYLEVQPDCVTVLADTAIRGHDLDEAKALEAKRRAEEAMQNRAGDFDIAYAQSEFAMAAAQLAAIARLRRKK comes from the coding sequence ATGGCAACCATTCATGTTGATGTGGTGAGTGCAGAGCAGTCGATTTTTAGCGGCGAGGCTAAATTTGTAGCCCTCCCAGGCGAATCAGGCGAGCTTGGAATTCTGCATGGCCACACCCCCTTAATTACTCGCATTCGGCCTGGTTCAGTGCGGATTGAAAAGGCGGATGGCGATGAAGAGTTTGTGTTTGTTGCTGGCGGTTATTTAGAGGTTCAGCCAGATTGCGTTACGGTTTTGGCTGATACCGCAATCCGTGGCCATGATCTGGATGAGGCTAAGGCGCTTGAGGCAAAAAGGCGTGCTGAAGAAGCCATGCAAAATCGTGCCGGTGATTTTGATATTGCCTACGCCCAGTCTGAGTTTGCAATGGCCGCAGCTCAATTGGCTGCAATTGCGCGCTTGCGTCGTAAGAAGTAA
- the atpD gene encoding F0F1 ATP synthase subunit beta, producing the protein MSIGNIVQCIGAVVDIQFPRDKMPNIYDALTLVESNEASFAEKGLTFEVQQQIGDGVVRAIAMGASDGLRRGMEVKATGAGISVPVGPATLGRIMDVLGRPIDDAGPIATQDRRSIHQSAPKFDELSPSVDLLETGIKVIDLVCPFAKGGKVGLFGGAGVGKTVNMMELINNIAKQHSGLSVFAGVGERTREGNDFYHEMKESNVIDKVAMVFGQMNEPPGNRLRVALTGLTMAEAFRDEGRDILFFVDNIYRYTLAGTEVSALLGRMPSAVGYQPTLAEEMGKLQERITSTKTGSITSIQAVYVPADDLTDPSPATTFLHLDSTVVLSRDIAALGIYPAVDPLDSTSRQLDPQVVGTEHYEVARGVQMTLQRYKELRDIIAILGMDELSPEDKLAVARARKIQRFLSQPFHVAEVFTGSPGKYVPLKETIRGFKMIVSGELDHLPEQAFYMVGSIDEAIEKAKKL; encoded by the coding sequence ATGAGCATCGGAAATATTGTTCAGTGTATTGGTGCAGTGGTGGATATTCAGTTCCCCCGAGACAAGATGCCCAATATCTATGACGCATTAACCTTGGTCGAAAGTAATGAGGCCTCATTTGCTGAAAAAGGATTGACCTTTGAGGTTCAGCAGCAAATTGGCGATGGCGTGGTTCGCGCGATTGCGATGGGCGCTAGCGATGGTTTGCGTCGTGGCATGGAGGTGAAGGCGACTGGTGCGGGAATTTCTGTGCCGGTTGGTCCCGCAACCTTAGGCCGCATCATGGATGTATTAGGTCGTCCGATCGATGACGCTGGTCCAATTGCGACCCAAGATCGCCGCTCAATTCATCAATCCGCACCAAAGTTTGATGAGTTATCACCATCGGTGGATTTGCTTGAAACCGGTATTAAGGTGATCGATCTCGTCTGCCCATTTGCTAAGGGCGGTAAGGTCGGACTCTTCGGAGGCGCGGGTGTTGGAAAAACCGTGAACATGATGGAGCTCATTAACAATATTGCGAAACAGCACTCCGGTTTGTCAGTGTTTGCGGGAGTCGGTGAGCGCACTCGTGAAGGTAACGACTTCTATCATGAAATGAAAGAGTCAAACGTGATCGATAAAGTGGCCATGGTCTTTGGTCAGATGAACGAGCCCCCAGGCAACCGTTTGCGTGTCGCGTTAACCGGCCTGACAATGGCCGAAGCATTCCGTGACGAAGGCCGCGACATTCTGTTTTTCGTTGACAACATTTACCGCTACACCCTTGCAGGTACTGAAGTATCCGCTCTATTGGGCCGTATGCCATCCGCCGTGGGATATCAGCCTACCTTGGCCGAAGAGATGGGAAAGCTTCAAGAGCGAATCACTTCGACCAAAACAGGTTCGATTACATCGATTCAGGCGGTTTATGTTCCAGCTGACGACTTAACTGATCCATCGCCGGCCACCACCTTCTTGCACTTAGATTCCACGGTCGTGTTATCTCGTGACATCGCAGCGTTGGGTATTTATCCAGCGGTTGATCCTTTGGACTCAACAAGCCGACAGCTTGACCCGCAGGTGGTGGGAACCGAGCATTATGAAGTTGCGCGAGGTGTGCAAATGACATTGCAACGTTATAAAGAATTACGAGACATCATTGCGATTTTAGGTATGGACGAGCTCTCCCCCGAGGATAAGTTAGCCGTTGCCCGTGCTCGTAAGATCCAACGTTTCTTATCTCAGCCTTTCCACGTTGCCGAAGTTTTCACTGGCTCACCTGGAAAATACGTTCCTCTAAAAGAGACAATTCGTGGCTTTAAGATGATTGTTAGTGGTGAACTTGACCATTTGCCAGAGCAGGCCTTTTATATGGTTGGTTCGATTGATGAGGCCATTGAGAAAGCGAAGAAACTCTAA
- a CDS encoding F0F1 ATP synthase subunit B: MNLNATLFAQMIVFFVLWWVVARFVWPPLVKALDERAAKVAEGLAAAERGKLDLENATKKAEEAMSSARQESIQRVAEAEKRAQLAAEEIKANAQAEAARIIAQAKADAEQQVGKARDELRNQVASLAVRGAEQILRREVDPKAHAALLDQLKAEL, from the coding sequence GTGAATTTAAACGCGACTCTATTCGCGCAAATGATCGTTTTCTTCGTTTTATGGTGGGTCGTGGCTCGTTTTGTGTGGCCCCCATTGGTGAAGGCGCTTGATGAGCGAGCCGCTAAAGTGGCAGAAGGTCTTGCCGCCGCTGAGCGGGGAAAATTAGATCTTGAGAATGCGACGAAAAAGGCAGAAGAGGCAATGAGCTCTGCTCGTCAAGAAAGTATTCAGCGTGTTGCAGAAGCTGAGAAGCGCGCTCAATTGGCAGCGGAAGAAATTAAGGCGAATGCCCAGGCGGAAGCCGCTAGGATTATTGCGCAGGCCAAGGCTGACGCGGAGCAACAGGTCGGCAAGGCCCGTGACGAGTTACGCAATCAGGTCGCCAGCTTGGCTGTCAGGGGCGCAGAGCAAATTTTGCGACGCGAAGTTGATCCTAAAGCGCATGCGGCATTACTTGACCAACTGAAGGCAGAACTATAA
- a CDS encoding ATP synthase subunit I — MQSRSWDEDDQEVDVYRTLSRDEAKALFGNNKKAFATISPWLVVRIQLLMTGVCVLFWSIFADPMEGRTLYTYSAFWGGFIGFFPVLVFALRVRMSRSMKNPSPGRMLSAIVSGELMKIALTIGLFLGVAFAIPNLQWLPLLVTYVLTLMSYWLAWVLR, encoded by the coding sequence ATGCAATCCCGGTCTTGGGATGAGGACGATCAAGAAGTAGATGTGTATCGAACCCTCAGTCGAGACGAGGCAAAAGCCCTTTTTGGCAACAATAAAAAGGCATTTGCAACGATTTCGCCGTGGCTAGTTGTGCGTATTCAGCTGCTAATGACCGGTGTTTGCGTCCTTTTTTGGTCAATATTTGCAGATCCGATGGAGGGGCGAACCCTTTATACTTATTCGGCTTTTTGGGGTGGGTTTATCGGATTTTTTCCGGTACTGGTATTTGCTCTGCGCGTTCGAATGTCGCGAAGCATGAAAAACCCAAGCCCTGGAAGAATGTTGTCGGCGATTGTGTCTGGCGAACTGATGAAGATCGCCCTAACAATCGGGTTGTTTTTGGGAGTGGCATTTGCTATTCCTAACCTGCAGTGGTTACCGTTGCTGGTCACATACGTGCTTACGCTAATGAGCTATTGGTTGGCGTGGGTGTTGCGGTGA
- the atpB gene encoding F0F1 ATP synthase subunit A, whose amino-acid sequence MASAAHGASTEPLTPTAYIAEHLQNLNNIGGAQTSVVDFSVINLDTLFWSILMGLIVITFLLIAARRATSGVPGRFQAFVEMMVDMVETQSKTIVHGDRSYIAPLALLVFCWIVLLNALDLVPVDWVVGFNHFLENFGMHVPHHKLVPTTDLNAALGMSFAVILLVFFYSFKIKGVGGFLHELISAPFGAKWYLAPFNLILNMIEFIAKGVSLGMRLFGNMYAGELLFLLIALLGSIWTFSLDLSVFGLVGHVIAGSAWAIFHILVILLQAFIFMMLTLVYIGQAHSHH is encoded by the coding sequence ATGGCTAGCGCAGCACACGGGGCATCAACAGAGCCTCTAACCCCGACCGCATATATTGCCGAGCATTTACAGAATTTAAACAATATCGGTGGCGCTCAGACCTCCGTTGTTGACTTTAGTGTCATCAATCTTGATACCTTGTTTTGGTCGATTTTGATGGGGTTGATCGTGATCACTTTCTTGTTGATTGCTGCTCGACGTGCAACATCTGGGGTCCCGGGACGCTTTCAGGCTTTTGTAGAGATGATGGTTGATATGGTTGAGACCCAATCAAAAACCATTGTTCATGGAGACCGAAGTTATATTGCGCCATTAGCTCTACTTGTTTTCTGTTGGATTGTTTTATTGAACGCGCTCGATTTGGTGCCCGTGGATTGGGTGGTTGGGTTTAACCATTTCTTAGAAAACTTTGGGATGCACGTGCCGCATCACAAATTGGTGCCTACCACCGACTTGAATGCAGCGCTAGGAATGTCCTTCGCGGTTATTTTGCTGGTCTTTTTCTATAGCTTTAAGATCAAGGGCGTTGGCGGCTTTCTTCACGAGTTGATCTCGGCCCCCTTTGGCGCTAAGTGGTACTTAGCTCCCTTTAATCTCATTCTTAATATGATTGAATTTATTGCCAAAGGCGTCTCTCTTGGAATGCGACTTTTTGGCAATATGTATGCAGGCGAGCTCTTGTTCTTGTTAATTGCATTGCTCGGCAGCATCTGGACTTTTAGTCTTGACCTCAGTGTTTTTGGCTTGGTGGGGCATGTGATTGCTGGATCCGCTTGGGCCATTTTTCATATTTTGGTCATCCTTTTGCAGGCCTTTATTTTTATGATGTTGACATTGGTCTACATTGGTCAGGCGCACAGCCATCATTAA
- the hemE gene encoding uroporphyrinogen decarboxylase — MLANDRFLRACLGQKTDRTPLWLMRQAGRYLPEYNATRAKAGSFLGLAKNPGYATEVTLQPLDRYPLDAAILFSDILTIPDAMGLGLQFAAGEGPSFAHPLRTEEAVKNLRPADLHELQYVFDAVAQIRKSLIQDGKQRVPLIGFSGSPWTLACYMVDGSGSDDFRHAKTMMFNRPDLLKHILDINVQSVAAYLTEQLRSGAQALMIFDTWGGLLPDGWYQDISLASMRKVIDQLPQELNGQKVPIIIFTKGGGLWLDDMAESGADVIGLDWTMSVAKARARLVEKNKSIAIQGNLDPLALFANPEQIEVQTKKILDGLSKAPALKVDLHPLDAHIFNLGHGISQFTNPDSVTVLAKTVIEHSEYLRRA, encoded by the coding sequence TTGTTAGCAAACGATCGCTTCCTTCGGGCCTGTTTGGGTCAAAAAACGGATCGCACACCTTTGTGGCTGATGCGTCAGGCAGGCCGATATCTACCTGAATACAATGCAACTCGTGCGAAGGCTGGTAGTTTTTTGGGCCTTGCTAAAAATCCTGGGTATGCAACAGAGGTTACCTTACAGCCATTAGACCGCTACCCCTTAGATGCGGCTATTTTGTTTTCTGATATTTTGACCATCCCTGATGCAATGGGTCTAGGTCTTCAGTTTGCTGCGGGCGAGGGCCCAAGTTTTGCCCATCCCCTGCGAACTGAGGAGGCCGTTAAAAACTTAAGGCCTGCAGACCTCCATGAACTGCAATACGTATTTGATGCGGTGGCGCAAATTCGGAAGTCGTTGATCCAAGACGGTAAGCAGCGCGTTCCTCTGATTGGATTCTCGGGTAGTCCGTGGACCTTAGCTTGTTACATGGTAGATGGCTCAGGCTCAGATGATTTTCGACACGCGAAGACCATGATGTTTAATCGCCCGGATTTGCTCAAGCATATCCTGGACATTAATGTTCAATCCGTAGCCGCCTATTTGACGGAGCAATTGCGCTCAGGGGCTCAGGCGCTGATGATTTTTGATACCTGGGGCGGGTTATTGCCCGATGGTTGGTACCAGGACATCTCATTGGCAAGTATGCGTAAGGTGATTGACCAGCTTCCTCAGGAGTTAAATGGCCAAAAAGTGCCAATCATTATTTTTACTAAGGGCGGCGGCTTATGGCTTGATGACATGGCAGAATCCGGGGCCGATGTGATTGGGCTCGATTGGACAATGTCGGTGGCTAAAGCAAGAGCTCGGCTGGTTGAAAAAAATAAATCCATTGCGATTCAAGGCAATCTTGACCCTCTGGCCTTATTTGCCAATCCAGAACAAATTGAGGTACAGACCAAGAAAATCTTGGATGGTCTTAGCAAGGCCCCTGCTTTGAAGGTGGACCTCCACCCCCTCGATGCGCACATTTTCAATTTGGGGCACGGAATCTCTCAGTTCACGAATCCAGATAGCGTTACTGTTTTAGCCAAGACCGTTATCGAGCATTCAGAATATTTGCGCAGGGCTTGA
- the atpE gene encoding F0F1 ATP synthase subunit C, which yields MQEFLANIQGFTAIAIGIIIGLGAIGACLGIALMGGKYIEACARQPELMEPLQTKMFLLAGLIDAAFLIGVGVAMLFAFANPLLAVIK from the coding sequence ATGCAAGAATTTCTCGCAAACATTCAAGGATTTACTGCCATTGCAATCGGTATCATTATTGGTCTCGGCGCAATTGGAGCCTGTTTGGGTATTGCCCTGATGGGTGGAAAATACATTGAAGCTTGTGCCCGTCAGCCTGAGCTCATGGAGCCACTGCAAACCAAAATGTTTTTATTGGCCGGTTTGATCGATGCGGCCTTCCTGATCGGTGTTGGTGTTGCGATGTTGTTCGCATTTGCCAATCCATTGCTTGCTGTTATTAAGTAA
- the atpA gene encoding F0F1 ATP synthase subunit alpha, with amino-acid sequence MQLNPSEISELIKSRINELGVDSKIRNEGTVISVTDGICRIYGLSGVMQGEMLEFPGGTIGLALNLERDSVGAVVLGEYTHIKEGDAVKCTGRILEVPVGPELLGRVVNALGQPIDGKGPINTKLTDFIEKVAPGVIARQSVSQPVQTGLKAIDAMVPIGRGQRELIIGDRQTGKTAVAVDAIINQKGKGVYCIYVAIGQKASTIANVVRKLTELGAMEYTIVVAASASESPAMQYLSAYAGCTMGEYFRDRGEDALIIYDDLTKQAVAYRQISLLLRRPPGREAYPGDVFYLHSRLLERAARVNADYVEKFTNGAVKGKTGSLTALPVIETQAGDVSAFVPTNVISITDGQIFLETDLFNAGIRPAINAGISVSRVGGAAQTKVIKKLSGGIRTDLAQYRELAAFAQFASDLDEATRKQLERGRRVTELLKQPQYLPMQVWQMAASLYAVNNGFFDDLEIKQVLPFEKGLHEHLKSKYADLVGRIEDTKDLSKDDEAALRSAIEDFKRAGTF; translated from the coding sequence ATGCAACTAAACCCTTCCGAGATCAGCGAACTGATCAAAAGCCGAATTAACGAATTAGGCGTTGATTCAAAGATTCGTAATGAGGGAACCGTGATTTCGGTAACCGACGGTATTTGCCGCATTTATGGTTTATCTGGGGTCATGCAGGGAGAGATGCTTGAGTTTCCTGGGGGCACCATTGGTTTGGCATTGAACCTAGAGCGCGACTCCGTCGGTGCCGTGGTATTGGGTGAATACACTCATATTAAAGAAGGCGACGCCGTCAAATGTACCGGCCGCATTCTTGAGGTTCCTGTTGGACCAGAGTTGCTCGGTCGAGTTGTTAATGCCCTCGGCCAGCCTATCGATGGCAAGGGCCCTATAAATACCAAGCTGACAGACTTTATTGAAAAAGTCGCTCCCGGCGTGATTGCGCGTCAATCGGTTAGTCAGCCGGTGCAAACTGGCCTAAAGGCGATTGATGCGATGGTGCCGATCGGTCGTGGTCAGCGTGAGCTCATTATTGGCGATCGTCAAACTGGTAAAACCGCCGTTGCTGTGGATGCCATCATCAATCAAAAGGGTAAGGGCGTTTACTGTATTTATGTTGCGATCGGTCAGAAGGCGTCGACAATTGCAAACGTGGTTCGCAAGTTGACTGAGCTTGGTGCGATGGAATACACCATCGTGGTTGCAGCAAGTGCATCAGAGTCTCCTGCGATGCAGTATTTATCGGCTTACGCTGGTTGCACCATGGGCGAGTATTTCCGTGATCGCGGCGAAGATGCCCTGATTATTTATGACGACTTAACCAAGCAGGCTGTTGCTTATCGTCAAATTTCTCTTTTGCTACGTCGTCCCCCAGGTCGCGAAGCCTACCCTGGCGATGTTTTCTATTTACACTCCCGCTTATTAGAGCGCGCGGCCCGCGTGAACGCAGATTATGTGGAGAAATTCACGAACGGTGCTGTCAAAGGAAAAACGGGATCTTTAACTGCTTTGCCAGTGATTGAGACCCAAGCTGGCGACGTATCGGCTTTCGTGCCAACCAATGTGATTTCGATTACGGACGGCCAGATCTTCCTAGAAACTGATTTGTTTAATGCAGGTATTCGTCCCGCAATTAATGCGGGTATATCCGTATCGCGCGTAGGTGGAGCGGCACAAACCAAAGTGATTAAAAAATTATCCGGCGGTATTCGTACAGACCTTGCCCAGTATCGTGAATTAGCAGCTTTTGCCCAGTTTGCCTCCGATCTTGACGAAGCAACCCGTAAGCAATTAGAGCGTGGTCGCCGAGTTACCGAATTGCTGAAGCAGCCCCAGTATTTGCCCATGCAAGTATGGCAAATGGCCGCCTCTTTGTACGCAGTAAATAACGGCTTCTTTGACGACCTAGAGATCAAACAGGTTTTGCCATTCGAAAAAGGCCTGCATGAGCATTTGAAGTCAAAGTATGCTGATTTGGTTGGCCGTATTGAGGACACCAAAGATTTGAGCAAGGACGACGAGGCTGCTCTTCGCTCTGCCATTGAAGACTTTAAACGCGCTGGCACTTTTTAA